From one Catenuloplanes nepalensis genomic stretch:
- a CDS encoding antitoxin VbhA family protein produces MARQEVLGVAEARRQLPDLLAGFSRGSADSVYLGAHRKAVGVLVPVRVYDELRGEREHAVEDAVGSLRAEGLEPSSVATELAGLFASGRITAGQMEAMLLAYHRAA; encoded by the coding sequence ATGGCACGTCAAGAGGTACTCGGGGTGGCCGAGGCGCGCCGGCAGCTGCCGGATCTTCTCGCCGGCTTCAGTCGCGGCTCCGCCGATTCGGTCTATCTGGGAGCGCATCGGAAGGCGGTGGGTGTCCTCGTGCCGGTGCGGGTCTATGACGAGTTGAGGGGCGAGCGCGAGCACGCCGTCGAGGACGCAGTCGGATCACTGCGAGCGGAAGGACTGGAGCCGTCCTCGGTCGCGACCGAGCTGGCCGGTCTCTTCGCGAGCGGCCGCATCACCGCGGGGCAGATGGAAGCGATGCTGCTGGCGTACCATCGCGCTGCATGA
- a CDS encoding HhH-GPD-type base excision DNA repair protein gives MTFSLPIDAEANALLDRDPLAVVIGLTLDQQITMEKAFTSPWVLAQRLGHEPTAVELAGFDPEALLAIFAQPPALHRFPKAMAARVREVCRALVDDYDGDATALWKDAATGAELFTRIVALPGFGRQKAQILVALLGKQLGVRPPGWREAAGGYGEDGSFRSVADIVDDESLAKVREYKKQSKAAAKAAES, from the coding sequence ATGACGTTCTCGCTGCCCATCGACGCCGAGGCCAACGCGTTGCTCGATCGTGATCCGCTGGCGGTGGTGATCGGGCTGACGCTCGACCAGCAGATCACCATGGAGAAGGCGTTCACGTCGCCGTGGGTGCTGGCACAGCGGCTGGGGCACGAGCCGACCGCGGTCGAGCTGGCCGGGTTCGACCCGGAGGCGCTGCTCGCGATCTTCGCGCAGCCGCCGGCGCTGCACCGGTTCCCGAAGGCGATGGCCGCGCGGGTGCGGGAGGTGTGCCGGGCGCTGGTCGACGACTACGACGGCGACGCGACCGCGCTGTGGAAGGACGCGGCGACCGGCGCGGAGCTGTTCACGCGGATCGTGGCGCTGCCCGGCTTCGGCAGGCAGAAGGCGCAGATCCTGGTCGCGCTGCTCGGCAAGCAGCTCGGCGTGCGACCACCCGGCTGGCGCGAGGCGGCCGGCGGCTACGGCGAGGACGGCTCGTTCCGCTCCGTCGCCGACATCGTCGACGACGAGTCCCTGGCCAAGGTCCGCGAGTACAAGAAGCAGTCCAAAGCCGCCGCCAAGGCCGCCGAGTCCTGA
- a CDS encoding DUF3039 domain-containing protein has translation MTTQILERPEVKEADTGPEMFHYVRKEKIAESAVMGTFVIALCGEKFPVTKTPKPGSPVCPACKEIYESLQD, from the coding sequence ATGACGACCCAGATCCTTGAGCGCCCAGAGGTCAAGGAAGCCGATACCGGACCGGAGATGTTCCACTACGTCCGGAAAGAAAAGATCGCCGAGAGTGCCGTGATGGGTACCTTCGTGATCGCGCTGTGCGGTGAGAAGTTCCCGGTCACCAAGACGCCCAAGCCGGGCTCCCCGGTGTGCCCCGCGTGCAAAGAGATCTACGAGTCGCTCCAGGACTAG
- a CDS encoding sodium:solute symporter family protein, with amino-acid sequence MTTLDWVVIGGYFVVMVGIGLWAKQRIHSVADFFTARGMIPWWLSGISHHMSGYSAIMFVAFAAVAYNYGLAMYVWWALTIGLGVGIGAFVFAARWNRLRSKHGVASPLEYLARRYNVPTQQALAYSGALLKVVDIAAKWVAIAVLLRGFAGVPIVWGILITGAVTLVYITAGGLWADVLTDFGQFVIQGVAGIAMFIAFLGHLGGVSALWTMWDDLPPGHGDPFNGPYTLTFFLALLFIKTFEYNGGMWNLAQRYMAAPSGSAAKRSALLSSGLWLVWPLILFLPMFAAPLIVPGIANPEQAYVELAKTLLPPGIIGLVLAGFFSHTMAMVSSDANVISSVVIRDIAPVLVRAVRNLNERSELLFARITTFTFVVISMVIAMTTQGQGVVLKIVVDVVAATMGPISIPLMLGLLPWFRRSGPSAAIVSWAAGLSVWVIVRWVLEETSQTMVVGVPLVTSLVLYVAIGLLRPERTPDRDDLIDSLDTDPAGEPRQPVAAA; translated from the coding sequence GTGACCACGCTCGACTGGGTGGTTATCGGTGGGTACTTCGTGGTGATGGTCGGCATCGGACTGTGGGCCAAGCAGCGCATCCACAGCGTCGCCGACTTCTTCACCGCACGCGGCATGATCCCCTGGTGGCTATCCGGAATTTCTCACCATATGTCTGGCTATAGCGCGATCATGTTCGTCGCGTTCGCGGCGGTCGCGTACAACTACGGCCTGGCCATGTACGTCTGGTGGGCGCTCACGATCGGTCTCGGCGTCGGCATCGGCGCGTTCGTCTTCGCGGCCCGGTGGAACCGGCTGCGCTCCAAGCACGGCGTGGCCTCCCCGCTGGAGTACCTGGCCCGCCGCTACAACGTCCCCACCCAGCAGGCCCTGGCGTACAGCGGCGCGCTCCTGAAGGTCGTCGACATCGCGGCCAAGTGGGTGGCCATCGCCGTGCTGCTGCGCGGCTTCGCGGGCGTCCCGATCGTCTGGGGCATCCTGATCACCGGCGCGGTCACGCTCGTCTACATCACCGCGGGCGGGCTCTGGGCGGACGTGCTCACCGACTTCGGCCAGTTCGTCATCCAGGGCGTGGCCGGCATCGCCATGTTCATCGCCTTCCTCGGCCACCTCGGCGGCGTCTCCGCGCTGTGGACCATGTGGGACGACCTGCCGCCCGGGCACGGCGACCCGTTCAACGGGCCGTACACGCTGACGTTCTTCCTCGCGCTGCTGTTCATCAAGACGTTCGAGTACAACGGCGGCATGTGGAACCTGGCCCAGCGCTACATGGCCGCGCCGTCCGGCTCCGCCGCCAAGCGATCCGCGCTGCTCTCCAGCGGCCTGTGGCTGGTCTGGCCGCTGATCCTGTTCCTGCCGATGTTCGCGGCGCCGCTGATCGTCCCCGGCATCGCCAACCCCGAGCAGGCGTACGTCGAGCTGGCCAAGACGCTGCTGCCGCCCGGCATCATCGGCCTGGTGCTGGCCGGCTTCTTCTCGCACACGATGGCGATGGTCTCCTCGGACGCCAACGTGATCTCCTCCGTGGTGATCCGCGACATCGCTCCGGTGCTGGTCCGCGCGGTCCGCAACCTCAACGAGCGTTCCGAGCTGCTGTTCGCCCGGATCACCACGTTCACGTTCGTGGTGATCAGCATGGTGATCGCGATGACCACCCAGGGCCAGGGAGTGGTGCTCAAGATCGTGGTGGACGTGGTCGCCGCGACGATGGGCCCCATCTCGATCCCGTTGATGCTCGGCCTGCTGCCCTGGTTCCGGCGGAGCGGGCCAAGCGCCGCGATCGTCTCCTGGGCAGCCGGGCTCAGCGTCTGGGTGATCGTCCGGTGGGTGCTGGAGGAGACCAGTCAGACCATGGTGGTCGGCGTCCCGCTGGTCACGTCGCTGGTGCTCTACGTGGCGATCGGGCTGCTCCGCCCGGAGCGGACGCCGGACCGCGACGACCTGATCGACTCGCTCGACACCGACCCGGCCGGCGAGCCGAGGCAGCCGGTCGCGGCCGCCTGA
- a CDS encoding tautomerase family protein: MPNITVELLSGRTLDQRREFAEAVTAAAVDILKAKRASVRIRFDEIEREDVANGGTLESDRE; the protein is encoded by the coding sequence ATGCCGAACATCACCGTCGAGCTGCTGTCCGGTCGCACGCTGGACCAGCGACGCGAATTCGCCGAGGCCGTCACCGCGGCCGCGGTCGACATCCTCAAGGCGAAGCGCGCCTCAGTCCGCATCCGCTTCGACGAGATCGAGCGCGAGGACGTGGCGAACGGTGGCACCCTGGAGTCCGACCGCGAGTAG
- a CDS encoding SDR family oxidoreductase translates to MTSPFSLHGRTALVTGARTGMGRAIAVGLAQAGADLVLHGRTDDLDETEAEVRKAGRQATRWVLDLSDTAAIPDAAAALPEVDILVNNAGIIRRAPAAEHPFADWRAVLDVDLDAVFLLSQAVGARMLARRSGKIISVASMLSFQGGVHVPGYAVAKHGVAGLTKALACEWAARGVQVNAVAPGYMATDNTAALRADPVREAEIRSRIPAGRWGRAEDVAGAVVFLASAAADYVNGHVLAVDGGWLAR, encoded by the coding sequence GTGACCTCACCGTTCTCGCTGCACGGCCGGACCGCGCTGGTCACCGGCGCGCGCACCGGCATGGGCCGGGCCATCGCGGTCGGGCTCGCCCAGGCCGGTGCCGACCTGGTGCTGCACGGCCGCACCGACGACCTCGACGAGACCGAGGCGGAGGTGCGCAAGGCCGGCCGGCAGGCCACCCGCTGGGTGCTCGACCTGTCCGACACCGCCGCGATCCCGGACGCGGCCGCCGCGCTGCCGGAGGTGGACATCCTGGTCAACAACGCCGGCATCATCCGGCGCGCGCCCGCGGCCGAGCACCCGTTCGCGGACTGGCGTGCGGTGCTCGACGTCGACCTCGACGCGGTGTTCCTGCTCAGCCAGGCGGTCGGCGCGCGCATGCTGGCCCGGCGCAGTGGGAAGATCATCTCGGTCGCGTCGATGCTGTCCTTCCAGGGCGGCGTGCACGTGCCCGGCTACGCCGTCGCCAAGCACGGCGTGGCCGGCCTGACCAAGGCGCTGGCCTGCGAGTGGGCCGCCCGGGGCGTGCAGGTCAACGCGGTCGCGCCGGGCTACATGGCGACGGACAACACGGCGGCGCTGCGGGCCGACCCGGTCCGCGAGGCCGAGATCAGATCGCGCATCCCGGCCGGTCGCTGGGGCCGTGCCGAGGACGTCGCCGGCGCGGTCGTCTTCCTCGCCTCGGCCGCGGCCGACTACGTCAACGGGCACGTCCTCGCGGTGGACGGAGGCTGGCTCGCGCGCTGA
- a CDS encoding pseudouridine-5'-phosphate glycosidase has product MKNSSLRYGAEVADALRDGRPVVALESTIISHGLPHPDNIRVAREIEEAVRATGAVPATIGMIGGELIVGLDESQVSHLASAEGVAKLSVRDLAVAAARRADGATTVAATSAVAAAAGIGVFATGGLGGVHREANVTFDESADLTTLARTPIVVVCAGVKSILDVPATLERMETLGVTVVGYRTLRFPGFFITDSGYELDWAVDSPEQIAEMIAAQAALGATAGATVVANPLPAGEQLDTALHDRTLADGLALLEQNKVTGKAVTPFLLSYFHSATEGASLATNVRIILRNATLAGQIAVASAARS; this is encoded by the coding sequence GTGAAAAACTCATCACTCCGCTACGGCGCCGAGGTGGCGGACGCGCTCCGCGACGGCCGTCCGGTGGTGGCCCTGGAGAGCACGATCATCTCGCACGGGCTGCCGCATCCGGACAACATCCGGGTGGCCCGCGAGATCGAGGAAGCGGTCCGCGCCACCGGCGCCGTGCCGGCGACCATCGGCATGATCGGCGGCGAGCTCATCGTCGGCCTGGACGAGTCTCAGGTCAGCCACCTCGCGAGCGCCGAGGGTGTGGCCAAGCTCTCCGTCCGCGACCTCGCGGTGGCGGCGGCGCGGCGCGCGGACGGCGCCACCACGGTCGCGGCGACCAGCGCGGTCGCGGCCGCGGCCGGGATCGGCGTGTTCGCCACCGGCGGGCTCGGCGGCGTGCACCGTGAGGCGAACGTCACGTTCGACGAGTCCGCGGACCTGACCACGCTCGCCCGCACGCCGATCGTGGTGGTCTGCGCCGGCGTGAAGTCGATCCTCGACGTCCCGGCCACGCTGGAGCGGATGGAGACGCTCGGCGTCACCGTCGTCGGCTACCGCACCCTCCGGTTCCCCGGCTTCTTCATCACCGACAGCGGGTACGAACTGGACTGGGCCGTCGACTCGCCGGAGCAGATCGCCGAGATGATCGCCGCGCAGGCCGCGCTCGGTGCGACCGCCGGCGCCACCGTGGTCGCGAACCCGCTGCCGGCCGGCGAGCAGCTGGACACCGCGCTGCACGACCGCACGCTCGCGGACGGCCTGGCACTGCTGGAGCAGAACAAGGTGACCGGCAAGGCCGTCACGCCGTTCCTGCTCTCCTACTTCCACTCCGCGACCGAAGGCGCGAGCCTCGCCACCAACGTCCGGATCATCCTGCGCAACGCCACGCTGGCCGGGCAGATCGCGGTCGCGTCCGCCGCGCGGTCCTGA
- a CDS encoding antitoxin, giving the protein MKLSISLSDEDVRFVDEYARRAGIAGRSTVVHKAVELLRLQDLERAYADAWDEWDGSEDAALWENTSGDGIVDATR; this is encoded by the coding sequence ATGAAACTCAGCATCAGCCTGTCCGACGAGGACGTGAGATTCGTCGACGAGTACGCGCGGCGCGCTGGCATAGCCGGACGGTCCACGGTCGTGCACAAGGCCGTGGAGCTGCTTCGCCTGCAAGACCTGGAGCGGGCCTATGCCGACGCCTGGGACGAGTGGGACGGCAGTGAGGACGCCGCCCTCTGGGAGAACACCAGCGGGGACGGGATCGTCGATGCGACGAGGTGA
- a CDS encoding type II toxin-antitoxin system PemK/MazF family toxin produces the protein MRRGDIYLVDLDPARGSEANKIRPAVIVSNDGANRSAERSGHGVVAVVPVTSNTDRVHPFQVLLEAGEGSLAQTSKAQAEQVRAVSTARLVRRLGALRPQTMHSLDDALRLHLSL, from the coding sequence ATGCGACGAGGTGACATCTACCTTGTCGATCTTGATCCGGCCCGCGGGTCCGAGGCGAACAAGATCCGGCCCGCAGTGATCGTCAGTAACGACGGCGCCAACAGATCGGCCGAGAGATCAGGACACGGAGTCGTCGCAGTCGTGCCGGTCACCTCGAACACCGACCGCGTCCACCCGTTTCAAGTCCTGTTGGAGGCGGGTGAAGGAAGCCTCGCGCAGACGTCGAAGGCGCAGGCCGAACAGGTGCGAGCCGTCAGCACCGCACGGCTCGTCCGGCGGCTCGGAGCGCTCCGCCCACAGACCATGCACTCCCTCGACGACGCTCTCCGGCTGCATCTCTCCCTTTAG
- a CDS encoding DUF3099 domain-containing protein — MRRQERGPSLITDAPRSPQDEFRSRQIRYVVMMLIRTFCLIAGAVLISLDVPLLWLWLSLCAAGMVILPWLAVILANDGPPKDRHRMRRPTHRIDPGPAALPAQQAAPTIDHEP; from the coding sequence GTGAGACGCCAGGAGCGCGGGCCCAGCCTGATCACCGACGCGCCGCGCAGCCCGCAGGACGAGTTCCGCAGCCGCCAGATCCGGTACGTCGTGATGATGCTGATCCGCACGTTCTGCCTGATCGCCGGCGCGGTCCTGATCAGCCTCGACGTACCACTGCTCTGGCTCTGGCTCTCGCTCTGCGCCGCCGGCATGGTCATCCTGCCCTGGCTCGCCGTCATCCTCGCAAACGACGGCCCGCCCAAGGACCGTCACCGCATGCGCCGCCCGACGCACCGCATCGACCCGGGCCCGGCCGCCCTTCCCGCGCAGCAGGCCGCGCCCACCATCGACCACGAGCCCTGA
- a CDS encoding carbohydrate kinase family protein — MTRILVVGDVITDVVAVLGGPFAPGSDTPATIRVAGGGQAANTAAWLAAAGVPVTLAGVAGDDQAGDTRLAELSAAGVTTAVRRAAGAVTGTIIVLSAGGERSMITERGANLLLRPADVDAARTPDVTRLHLSGYALLSEATRPAARHALRQNAATSVDAASAEPLRQVGAQAFLSWVRGCDLLLANADEAAVLAGPGRPDEQARTLAAATGGTAVVKRGAAGAIWASADGSLTELPPSLAASVTPVDPTGAGDAFAAGLLAALLHGASPMNALAAAHALGARAVTTIGARPPGR; from the coding sequence GTGACCCGCATCCTGGTCGTCGGCGACGTGATCACCGACGTCGTGGCCGTTCTCGGCGGCCCGTTCGCGCCCGGCTCGGACACCCCGGCGACGATCCGCGTCGCCGGGGGCGGCCAGGCCGCGAACACGGCCGCATGGCTGGCCGCCGCCGGAGTCCCGGTCACGCTTGCCGGCGTGGCCGGCGACGACCAGGCGGGCGACACGCGGCTGGCCGAGCTGTCCGCCGCGGGCGTGACCACCGCGGTCCGCCGGGCGGCCGGCGCGGTCACCGGCACGATCATCGTGCTCAGCGCGGGCGGCGAGCGCTCGATGATCACCGAACGCGGCGCGAACCTACTGCTCCGCCCGGCGGACGTGGACGCGGCCCGCACACCGGACGTGACCCGCCTGCACCTGTCGGGTTACGCGCTGCTCTCCGAGGCCACCCGCCCGGCCGCCCGGCACGCGCTCCGCCAGAACGCCGCGACCAGCGTCGACGCGGCCTCCGCGGAGCCGTTGCGGCAGGTGGGCGCACAGGCCTTCCTGTCCTGGGTACGCGGATGCGACCTGCTGCTCGCCAACGCGGACGAGGCCGCGGTGCTGGCCGGCCCGGGCCGCCCCGACGAGCAGGCGCGCACGCTCGCGGCCGCGACCGGCGGCACCGCCGTGGTCAAGCGCGGCGCCGCGGGCGCGATCTGGGCGTCCGCGGACGGCTCACTGACCGAGCTGCCGCCGTCCCTGGCGGCCTCCGTCACCCCGGTGGACCCGACCGGCGCCGGCGACGCCTTCGCCGCCGGCCTGCTCGCCGCCCTGCTCCATGGCGCCTCCCCGATGAACGCGCTCGCCGCGGCCCACGCCCTCGGCGCCCGCGCCGTCACCACGATCGGCGCCCGTCCCCCGGGCCGCTGA
- a CDS encoding trimeric intracellular cation channel family protein yields the protein MSTPSALLIADLAGVAVFAASGASAAIVKRLDLFGVVFVGFVAALGGGIVRDLIIGAVPPLAFADWRYAITAAVASGATFWLHPQFSRLRWTVLLLDAAGLALITVTGTVKALNAGLPAVGACLAGMITGIGGGVGRDLLLGEIPVVLRREIYAVASLAGAVLVAVFVRFGMHDGVALAAPAVLIFVVRVVALLRSWSAPVPPETT from the coding sequence GTGAGCACCCCCAGCGCCCTCCTGATCGCCGACCTGGCCGGCGTGGCCGTGTTCGCCGCGTCCGGCGCCTCGGCGGCGATCGTCAAGCGCCTCGACCTCTTCGGCGTCGTCTTCGTCGGCTTCGTGGCCGCGCTCGGCGGCGGCATCGTGCGTGACCTGATCATCGGCGCCGTCCCGCCGCTGGCGTTCGCGGACTGGCGGTACGCGATCACCGCGGCCGTCGCCTCCGGCGCGACGTTCTGGCTGCACCCCCAGTTCTCCCGGCTGCGCTGGACCGTGCTGCTGCTGGACGCGGCCGGCCTCGCACTCATCACGGTCACCGGCACGGTCAAGGCACTGAACGCCGGCCTGCCCGCGGTCGGCGCCTGCCTGGCCGGCATGATCACCGGCATCGGCGGCGGCGTCGGGCGGGACCTGCTGCTCGGCGAGATCCCGGTGGTGCTGCGGCGCGAGATCTACGCGGTCGCGTCGCTGGCCGGTGCCGTACTCGTGGCCGTGTTCGTCCGGTTCGGGATGCACGACGGCGTCGCGCTGGCCGCGCCCGCGGTGCTCATCTTCGTGGTTCGCGTCGTCGCGCTGCTGCGTTCCTGGTCGGCTCCGGTGCCGCCGGAGACGACGTGA
- the kduI gene encoding 5-dehydro-4-deoxy-D-glucuronate isomerase, giving the protein MESRHATAPDQLAGMDTDQLRRRFLVEDLFAPGEVRLTYSHEDRIVVGGSDGATELPCPAELRSEFFLERRELGVVNIGGGPGSVTVDGDRYELAAREVLYVGRGAREVRFDGRFYLVSTPAHATHPTVRATLDDAEPVRLGSQDGSNDRTIYKYIHVKGIQSCQLVLGVTVLAPGSMWNTMPCHTHERRTEVYFYFGLPSTDRVVHLMGRPDATRNLIVAPEQAVISPSWSVHCGFGTRSYAFVWAMGGENQAYEDVEPVAIGDLR; this is encoded by the coding sequence ATGGAGTCACGGCACGCCACTGCCCCGGACCAGCTGGCCGGGATGGACACCGACCAACTGCGCCGGCGGTTCCTGGTGGAGGACCTGTTCGCACCCGGCGAGGTGCGACTGACGTACTCGCACGAGGACCGCATCGTGGTCGGCGGGTCGGACGGCGCCACCGAGCTGCCCTGCCCGGCGGAGCTGCGGTCCGAGTTCTTCCTGGAGCGCCGCGAGCTCGGCGTGGTCAACATCGGCGGCGGGCCCGGCTCGGTCACCGTCGACGGCGACCGCTACGAGCTCGCGGCGCGGGAGGTGCTCTACGTCGGTCGCGGCGCCCGCGAGGTGCGCTTCGACGGCCGGTTCTACCTCGTCTCCACGCCCGCGCACGCGACCCACCCCACGGTCAGGGCCACGCTCGACGACGCCGAGCCGGTGCGGCTCGGCTCCCAGGACGGGTCCAACGACCGCACGATCTACAAGTACATCCATGTCAAGGGCATCCAGAGCTGCCAGCTCGTGCTCGGCGTGACCGTGCTCGCGCCCGGCAGCATGTGGAACACCATGCCGTGCCACACCCACGAGCGCCGCACCGAGGTCTACTTCTACTTCGGCCTGCCGTCGACGGATCGTGTCGTGCATCTCATGGGCCGGCCGGACGCGACCCGCAACCTGATCGTGGCGCCGGAGCAGGCCGTGATCTCGCCGTCCTGGTCGGTGCACTGCGGGTTCGGCACCCGCAGCTACGCGTTCGTCTGGGCGATGGGCGGCGAGAACCAGGCGTACGAGGACGTCGAACCGGTCGCGATCGGCGACCTGCGGTGA
- a CDS encoding DEAD/DEAH box helicase, whose translation MSPSAPVLETFPPLRAWQRKALVKYLRQGSEDFLAVATPGAGKTTFALRIAAELLVDGTVDAVTVVAPTEHLKTQWAQAAARVGIQLDAAFRNADLHSAADFHGAVVTYAQVGMAPHVHRRRTMTRRTLVILDEIHHAGDSRTWGDGVKAAFEPAVRRLALTGTPFRSDENPIPFVLYERNDAGLQQSRSDAAYGYSDALRDGVVRPVIFLAYSGETRWRTNAGDELAARLGEPMTQDLVAQAWRTALDPAGDWMPAVLRAADNRLSVIRKHGITDAGGLVIASDQQTARSYAKVLEKITGERAVVVLSDDPDSSKRIATFSTGDQRWMVAVRMVSEGVDIPRLSVGVYATSASTPLYFAQAIGRFVRARKQGETASVFLPSVPHLLGLASEMEVQRDHVLGAPKEKDGLDDELLERANKKEDASGELEKRFQALSASAELDQVIYDGASFGTGAQAGTPEEEEYLGLPGLLSPEQVTTLLNKRQAEQLAAQKRRKAAQKDDEPKVPAQVAPLTAGERRVALRRKLNTLVAAHHHRTGLPHGKIHAELRRLCGGPPSAQATIEQLEERIATVQTF comes from the coding sequence TTGAGTCCGTCTGCGCCGGTGCTGGAGACGTTCCCCCCGCTGCGAGCCTGGCAGCGCAAGGCGCTCGTCAAATACCTCCGGCAGGGCTCCGAGGACTTCCTCGCGGTCGCGACGCCGGGCGCCGGTAAGACCACGTTCGCGCTGCGCATCGCGGCCGAGCTGCTGGTCGACGGCACGGTCGACGCGGTCACCGTGGTCGCGCCGACCGAGCACCTGAAGACGCAGTGGGCGCAGGCCGCGGCCCGGGTCGGCATCCAGCTGGACGCCGCCTTCCGCAACGCCGACCTGCACTCCGCCGCCGACTTCCACGGCGCCGTCGTGACGTATGCGCAGGTCGGCATGGCCCCGCACGTGCACCGCCGGCGCACCATGACCCGTCGCACGCTGGTCATCCTGGACGAGATCCACCACGCCGGTGACTCCCGCACCTGGGGCGACGGCGTGAAGGCCGCGTTCGAGCCCGCGGTCCGCCGCCTGGCACTCACCGGTACGCCGTTCCGCTCGGACGAGAACCCGATCCCGTTCGTGCTCTACGAGCGCAACGACGCCGGGCTGCAGCAGTCCCGCTCGGACGCCGCCTACGGCTACTCGGACGCGCTGCGCGACGGCGTGGTCCGGCCGGTCATCTTCCTCGCCTACTCCGGCGAGACCCGGTGGCGGACGAACGCGGGCGACGAACTGGCCGCGCGCCTCGGCGAGCCGATGACGCAGGACCTGGTCGCGCAGGCCTGGCGCACCGCGCTGGACCCGGCCGGCGACTGGATGCCGGCCGTGCTGCGCGCCGCGGACAACCGGCTCTCGGTGATCCGCAAGCACGGCATCACGGACGCGGGCGGTCTGGTCATCGCGAGCGACCAGCAGACCGCCCGGTCGTACGCCAAGGTGCTGGAGAAGATCACCGGCGAGCGTGCCGTGGTGGTCCTCTCCGACGACCCGGACTCCTCGAAGCGGATCGCCACGTTCTCCACCGGCGACCAGCGCTGGATGGTCGCGGTCCGGATGGTGTCCGAGGGCGTCGACATCCCGCGCCTCTCCGTCGGTGTCTACGCGACCAGCGCGTCCACGCCGCTCTACTTCGCGCAGGCGATCGGCCGTTTCGTGCGCGCCCGGAAGCAGGGCGAGACCGCGAGCGTCTTCCTGCCCAGCGTCCCGCACCTGCTCGGGCTGGCCAGCGAGATGGAGGTCCAGCGCGATCACGTGCTCGGCGCGCCGAAGGAGAAGGACGGCCTCGACGACGAGCTGCTGGAGCGGGCGAACAAGAAGGAGGACGCGTCCGGCGAGCTGGAGAAGCGCTTCCAGGCGCTGTCCGCCTCCGCCGAGCTCGACCAGGTCATCTACGACGGCGCCTCGTTCGGCACCGGTGCCCAGGCGGGCACGCCCGAGGAGGAGGAATACCTCGGACTCCCCGGCCTGCTCAGCCCGGAGCAGGTCACCACGCTGCTGAACAAGCGGCAGGCCGAGCAACTGGCCGCGCAGAAGCGCCGCAAGGCCGCGCAGAAGGACGACGAGCCGAAGGTTCCGGCCCAGGTCGCACCGCTGACCGCCGGCGAGCGCCGGGTGGCGCTGCGCCGCAAGCTCAACACGCTGGTCGCCGCGCATCACCACCGCACCGGCCTGCCACACGGCAAGATCCACGCGGAGCTGCGCCGCCTGTGCGGCGGCCCACCGAGCGCTCAGGCGACCATCGAACAGCTCGAAGAGCGCATCGCGACCGTCCAGACTTTCTAG
- a CDS encoding Fic/DOC family protein, translating into MTEEDPYVEDSGVLINKLGLTSAPALSRAEADLTFAAMLRISVHAVPGDYDLRHLSRFHREIFGAVYEWAGRIRTVNIARTSQDMFCQWRFIESYSAGVFSELAEENRLAGLTRRAFVRRLAHYYAEINAIHPFREGNGRTQRAFLRQLAREAGWRLAWKDLAGPENDRASAAALHGDEEPLVRLLDGLITPL; encoded by the coding sequence ATGACCGAGGAGGATCCGTACGTCGAGGATTCCGGCGTTCTGATCAACAAGCTCGGTCTCACCTCGGCGCCCGCGCTCAGCCGCGCCGAGGCCGACCTCACGTTCGCGGCCATGCTCCGCATCTCCGTTCACGCCGTGCCCGGCGACTACGACCTGCGCCACCTGAGCCGATTCCACCGGGAGATCTTCGGCGCGGTGTACGAGTGGGCGGGCCGGATCCGCACCGTGAACATCGCCCGCACCAGCCAGGACATGTTCTGCCAGTGGCGCTTCATCGAGTCGTACTCGGCCGGGGTCTTCAGCGAACTCGCGGAGGAGAACCGGCTTGCCGGGCTCACGCGTCGCGCCTTCGTCCGGCGGCTCGCCCACTACTACGCCGAGATCAACGCGATCCATCCGTTCCGTGAGGGCAACGGCCGGACGCAGCGCGCCTTCCTGCGCCAACTCGCCCGGGAGGCCGGCTGGCGACTGGCGTGGAAGGACCTGGCCGGCCCGGAGAACGACCGCGCCTCGGCCGCGGCCCTGCACGGCGACGAGGAACCTCTGGTGCGGCTGCTCGATGGACTGATCACACCGCTCTGA